One window of Deltaproteobacteria bacterium GWC2_65_14 genomic DNA carries:
- a CDS encoding 4-hydroxybutyryl-CoA dehydratase, which yields MKNGAEYIETLRSMKPRVYYQGEKLADPYGHPAILPHLRTAAVTYDLAGDPKHADLMTVVSPLTGERISRFTHLFWSPEDLIRKIEMLRLIGQETGTCFQRCVGLDGINALWSVTYEVDQAKGTDYHVRFRNYLERLQREDLMAAGAMTDVKGDRSLPPWQQPDPDMYVHVVDRRPDGIVIRGAKTHITGAVNSHEVLVMPTLGLPPEGADYAVACAVPLDTPGLTLVFGRQTNDGRKEEEGMFDCGTSFGVVGGESTLIFEDVFVPRERVFLDGEGEFAGLLVDRFASWHRANYGGCKAGNADILLGATALLAEVHGTIKNSIVRDKLTEIIHLVETNYAGAIGASALATKLPAGNWLVDPLLANTVKQNVTRFVYQIGRLAHDIGGGLLSTLPADRDFRNEEIGGLLEKYFKGREGFPTEDKRKLCRYIESMTSVATLVEALHGAGSPQAQRIVMFRQANIPQKAGMARKVIGIGKE from the coding sequence ATGAAGAATGGGGCCGAATACATTGAGACACTGAGGAGCATGAAGCCCAGGGTCTATTACCAGGGAGAGAAGCTTGCGGACCCGTACGGGCACCCGGCGATCCTTCCCCACCTCCGTACGGCGGCGGTTACCTACGATCTCGCCGGGGACCCGAAGCATGCAGACCTCATGACGGTTGTATCCCCCTTGACGGGCGAGCGGATTTCCCGGTTCACCCACCTGTTCTGGAGTCCGGAGGATCTGATCCGGAAGATCGAGATGCTGCGCCTCATCGGCCAGGAGACCGGGACCTGCTTTCAGCGCTGCGTGGGTCTGGACGGGATCAACGCGCTCTGGTCCGTCACCTATGAGGTCGACCAGGCGAAGGGGACCGACTACCACGTGCGGTTCCGAAACTACCTGGAGCGGCTCCAGAGGGAGGACCTGATGGCCGCTGGTGCCATGACCGACGTGAAGGGAGACCGGTCCCTTCCTCCGTGGCAGCAGCCCGACCCCGACATGTACGTCCACGTGGTCGATCGGCGTCCCGACGGGATCGTCATCCGGGGGGCGAAGACCCACATCACCGGGGCGGTCAACTCCCACGAGGTGCTGGTGATGCCCACCCTCGGTCTCCCGCCGGAGGGGGCGGACTACGCGGTGGCCTGCGCGGTCCCCCTCGATACCCCGGGCCTGACCCTCGTCTTCGGGCGGCAGACGAACGATGGGCGGAAAGAGGAAGAAGGAATGTTCGACTGCGGAACCTCCTTCGGGGTGGTCGGCGGCGAGAGCACCCTGATCTTCGAGGATGTGTTCGTCCCCCGGGAGAGGGTATTTCTGGACGGGGAGGGGGAATTCGCGGGGCTGCTCGTGGATCGGTTCGCCTCCTGGCACCGAGCCAACTACGGCGGGTGCAAGGCGGGCAACGCGGATATCCTCCTCGGCGCCACGGCTCTGCTCGCCGAGGTGCACGGGACGATCAAGAACTCCATCGTCCGGGACAAGCTCACCGAGATCATTCATCTCGTGGAAACGAACTATGCCGGGGCAATCGGCGCGTCCGCGCTTGCCACGAAGCTTCCCGCGGGGAACTGGCTGGTCGACCCGCTCCTGGCGAACACCGTCAAGCAGAACGTGACCCGGTTCGTCTACCAGATTGGCCGGCTGGCCCACGACATCGGAGGCGGGCTCCTCTCCACGCTGCCCGCGGACCGGGATTTCCGCAACGAGGAGATCGGGGGGCTGCTGGAGAAGTATTTCAAGGGGAGGGAGGGATTTCCCACGGAGGACAAAAGAAAGCTCTGCCGTTATATTGAGAGCATGACCTCGGTGGCCACGTTGGTCGAGGCGCTGCACGGGGCGGGGTCGCCGCAGGCGCAGCGAATCGTCATGTTCCGGCAAGCCAATATCCCGCAGAAGGCCGGAATGGCCAGGAAGGTGATCGGCATCGGAAAGGAGTAA